The Desulfohalovibrio reitneri genome contains a region encoding:
- a CDS encoding Hsp20/alpha crystallin family protein: protein MAKTTRAPWMGLIEDLGEQMDDMMREPRRARRDAHVWQPQADIFETAENITLQVELPGVAREDIRLEVKNRTLWLYGERRFEKDAGETVYHQLERSYGAFARKFSLPGGADPDTMRAHLREGLLTVVIPKRPRDTGRRIQVNCID, encoded by the coding sequence ATGGCCAAGACAACACGCGCGCCCTGGATGGGCCTCATCGAGGACCTCGGCGAACAGATGGACGACATGATGCGCGAACCCCGCCGCGCGCGGCGGGACGCACACGTCTGGCAACCCCAGGCCGACATATTCGAGACCGCTGAAAACATCACCCTGCAGGTGGAACTCCCCGGCGTGGCCCGGGAGGACATCCGCCTGGAGGTCAAGAACCGCACTCTCTGGCTCTACGGCGAACGACGCTTCGAAAAGGACGCCGGGGAGACCGTCTATCATCAGCTGGAACGGTCCTACGGCGCCTTCGCCCGTAAATTCTCGCTGCCAGGCGGTGCGGACCCGGACACCATGCGGGCCCACCTGCGCGAGGGCCTGCTCACCGTGGTCATTCCCAAACGGCCCAGGGATACCGGCCGCCGCATCCAGGTCAACTGCATCGACTAA